A window of Pseudomonas mucidolens contains these coding sequences:
- the alg8 gene encoding mannuronan synthase, with amino-acid sequence MQRLNQATGWLLFLGLLMCLALMLPASTFDSESKHFIFLIGAVGIWRYSMGAIHFVRGMLFLYVVYPHLRRKVRKLGKTADPSHVFLMVTSFRIDALTTAQVYSSVIREAIECGFPTTVVCSLVEMSDELLVKSLWEKLNPPDHVKLDFVRIAGTGKRDGLAFGFRAISRHLPDDRAVVAVIDGDTVLAEGVVRKTVPWFQLFGNVGGLTTNEFCEVRGGYIMSEWHKLRFAQRHINMCSMALSKRVLTMTGRMSVFRASVVTDPGFIADVESDSLQHWRLGRFKFLTGDDKSSWFSLMRLGYDTFYVPDAAIHTVEHPPEKSFIKASRKLMFRWYGNNLRQNSRALGLGVKRLGAFTSVVLFDQRVSMWTSLLGLTVAIIATFKYGGAFILVYLLWIGITRLILTLLLSCSGHTIGPAYPMILYYNQIMGALVKIYVFFRLDQQSWTRQDTKLTRDLASFQRWFNTWSSRTMTFSAGSIFVAVLLMMV; translated from the coding sequence ATGCAAAGGCTAAACCAAGCGACTGGCTGGCTACTGTTTCTGGGGCTTTTGATGTGCCTTGCCCTGATGTTGCCGGCGAGTACATTCGACTCCGAATCGAAGCATTTCATTTTCCTGATTGGCGCCGTCGGCATCTGGCGCTACTCGATGGGTGCCATCCATTTTGTGCGCGGCATGCTGTTCCTGTACGTGGTTTACCCGCACCTGCGGCGCAAAGTGCGCAAGCTGGGCAAGACAGCCGACCCGTCTCATGTGTTCCTGATGGTCACCAGCTTCCGTATCGACGCGCTGACCACCGCCCAGGTCTACAGCTCGGTGATTCGCGAGGCGATCGAATGTGGTTTCCCCACCACCGTGGTCTGCTCGCTGGTGGAAATGTCCGATGAGCTGCTGGTCAAGAGCCTCTGGGAAAAGCTCAACCCTCCAGATCACGTGAAGCTGGACTTTGTGCGCATCGCCGGCACCGGCAAGCGCGACGGCCTGGCCTTCGGTTTCCGTGCCATCTCGCGCCACTTGCCGGACGACCGCGCCGTCGTGGCGGTGATCGATGGCGACACCGTGCTCGCCGAAGGCGTGGTGCGCAAGACCGTGCCGTGGTTCCAACTGTTCGGTAATGTCGGCGGGCTGACAACCAACGAGTTCTGCGAAGTGCGCGGTGGCTACATCATGAGCGAATGGCACAAACTGCGCTTCGCCCAACGCCACATCAACATGTGCTCCATGGCCCTGTCCAAGCGCGTATTGACCATGACCGGACGCATGTCGGTGTTCCGCGCCAGTGTGGTCACCGACCCCGGCTTTATCGCCGACGTGGAAAGCGACTCGCTGCAGCACTGGCGCCTGGGCCGTTTCAAGTTCCTCACCGGGGATGACAAGTCCAGTTGGTTCAGCCTGATGCGGCTGGGCTACGACACGTTCTACGTGCCGGACGCGGCGATCCACACCGTCGAACACCCACCGGAAAAGAGCTTTATCAAAGCCAGCCGCAAGCTGATGTTCCGCTGGTACGGCAACAACCTGCGCCAGAACTCCCGAGCCCTGGGCCTGGGCGTCAAACGCCTCGGCGCCTTCACCAGCGTGGTGCTGTTCGATCAGCGCGTGTCGATGTGGACGTCGCTGCTGGGCCTGACGGTCGCGATCATCGCCACCTTCAAATACGGCGGTGCGTTCATCCTCGTCTACCTGCTGTGGATCGGCATCACACGCTTGATTCTGACCCTGTTGCTGTCGTGTTCCGGCCACACGATCGGCCCGGCCTACCCGATGATTCTCTATTACAACCAGATCATGGGCGCGCTGGTGAAAATCTACGTGTTCTTCCGTCTTGATCAACAGTCCTGGACCCGCCAGGACACCAAACTGACCCGCGATTTGGCCAGCTTTCAACGTTGGTTCAACACCTGGTCGTCTCGGACCATGACCTTCTCCGCCGGCAGCATTTTTGTCGCCGTGTTGCTGATGATGGTCTGA
- a CDS encoding nucleotide sugar dehydrogenase: MRISIFGLGYVGAVCAGCLSARGHDVVGVDISKEKIDLINAGKSPIVEPGLGELLSQGIQTGRLRGTTNFAEAIRDTDLSMICVGTPSKKNGDLELNYIESVCREIGFVLRDKATRHTIVVRSTVLPGTVANVVIPILEDCSGKKAGVDFGVAVNPEFLRESTAIADYDLPPMTVIGEFDSASGDVLQSLYEELDAPIIRKDIAVAEMIKYTCNVWHATKVTFANEIGNIAKAVGVDGREVMDVVCQDKTLNLSQYYMRPGFAFGGSCLPKDVRALTYRAGSLDVEAPLLNSLMRSNESQVQNAFDIVSSHDKRKVALLGLSFKAGTDDLRESPLVELAEMLIGKGFDLSIYDSNVEYARVHGANKDYIEGKIPHVSSLLNSDFDAVINHSDVIILGNRDEKFRALAQNAPHGKQVIDLVGFMTKATNVNGRTEGICW, translated from the coding sequence ATGCGCATCAGCATATTTGGTTTGGGTTACGTTGGCGCAGTCTGTGCCGGTTGCTTGTCTGCACGGGGCCACGACGTGGTCGGCGTGGACATCTCCAAGGAAAAAATCGACCTGATCAATGCGGGTAAATCCCCCATCGTTGAACCGGGCCTGGGTGAGCTGTTGAGCCAGGGTATTCAGACCGGCCGACTGCGCGGCACCACCAACTTCGCCGAAGCGATTCGTGACACCGACCTGTCGATGATTTGCGTCGGCACGCCGAGCAAGAAGAACGGCGACCTGGAACTCAACTACATCGAATCGGTGTGTCGCGAGATTGGTTTTGTGTTGCGCGACAAGGCCACTCGCCACACCATCGTGGTGCGCAGCACCGTATTGCCCGGCACCGTGGCCAATGTGGTCATCCCGATTCTCGAAGACTGCTCCGGCAAGAAAGCCGGTGTCGATTTCGGCGTCGCGGTCAACCCCGAATTCCTGCGCGAAAGCACCGCCATCGCCGACTATGATTTGCCACCGATGACCGTTATCGGCGAGTTCGACAGCGCTTCCGGCGATGTACTGCAATCGCTGTACGAAGAGCTCGACGCGCCAATCATCCGCAAGGACATCGCCGTCGCCGAGATGATCAAGTACACCTGCAACGTCTGGCACGCTACCAAAGTGACGTTCGCCAACGAGATCGGCAACATTGCCAAGGCTGTCGGCGTCGACGGTCGTGAAGTGATGGACGTGGTATGCCAGGACAAGACCCTCAACCTGTCCCAGTACTACATGCGCCCAGGTTTTGCCTTCGGGGGTTCCTGCCTGCCCAAGGACGTGCGTGCCCTGACTTACCGCGCCGGTTCCCTGGACGTCGAAGCCCCACTGCTGAACTCGCTGATGCGCAGTAACGAGTCCCAGGTGCAAAACGCCTTCGATATCGTTTCCAGCCACGACAAACGCAAAGTCGCCCTGCTGGGCCTGAGTTTCAAGGCCGGTACCGATGACCTGCGCGAAAGCCCGCTGGTGGAGTTGGCGGAAATGCTGATCGGCAAGGGCTTCGACCTGAGCATCTACGACAGCAACGTCGAATACGCTCGTGTCCACGGCGCAAACAAGGATTACATCGAAGGGAAAATCCCCCACGTGTCGTCCCTGCTCAATTCGGACTTCGACGCCGTGATCAATCACTCCGACGTGATCATTCTCGGCAACCGCGACGAGAAGTTCCGTGCCCTGGCGCAAAACGCACCGCACGGCAAGCAAGTGATCGACCTGGTGGGCTTCATGACCAAGGCCACCAACGTCAACGGCCGTACCGAAGGTATTTGCTGGTAA
- the yaaA gene encoding peroxide stress protein YaaA — protein MLMVISPAKTLDFETPPATARFTQPQYLDHSQELIEQLRELTPAQISQLMHVSDKIGGLNAARFGSWTPAFTPANAKQALLAFKGDVYTGLNAQTFTDADFSYAQQHLRMLSGLYGLLRPLDLMMPYRLEMGTRLANARGKDLYAFWGSRISEWLNEALAEQGDDVLLNLASNEYFSAVKRPSLKARIINTEFKDLKNGQYKIISFYAKKARGMMSRFVIEERINDPAQLTQFNVQGYRFNAEQSKPDNLVFLRDHAPQ, from the coding sequence ATGCTGATGGTGATTTCCCCCGCCAAAACCCTCGATTTTGAGACCCCGCCGGCCACCGCACGTTTCACCCAGCCGCAATACCTCGATCACTCCCAGGAACTGATCGAACAACTGCGCGAGCTGACTCCGGCGCAAATCAGCCAACTGATGCATGTTTCCGACAAGATTGGCGGCCTCAACGCCGCGCGTTTTGGCAGCTGGACACCTGCATTCACGCCGGCCAACGCCAAACAGGCGCTGCTGGCCTTCAAGGGCGACGTCTACACGGGCCTGAATGCCCAGACCTTCACCGACGCCGACTTCAGCTACGCCCAACAACACCTGCGGATGCTCTCGGGCCTGTATGGCTTGCTGCGCCCGTTGGACCTGATGATGCCGTATCGCCTGGAGATGGGCACCAGATTGGCGAATGCCCGTGGCAAGGACCTGTACGCCTTCTGGGGCAGCCGTATCAGCGAATGGTTGAACGAAGCGCTCGCCGAACAAGGCGACGACGTACTGCTTAACCTGGCCTCCAACGAGTACTTTTCGGCCGTCAAGCGACCGAGCCTGAAGGCGCGGATCATCAACACCGAGTTCAAGGACCTGAAAAACGGCCAGTACAAGATCATCAGCTTCTACGCCAAGAAAGCCCGGGGCATGATGAGCCGGTTTGTGATTGAAGAACGCATCAATGATCCGGCCCAGCTCACACAGTTCAATGTGCAGGGCTATCGCTTCAATGCCGAGCAGTCCAAGCCGGATAATCTGGTGTTCCTGCGCGATCACGCACCGCAATAA
- a CDS encoding polysaccharide deacetylase family protein: MRIALLLSACLFSLATQAAPLNVASLDRTTWPEQFTSPALFDVASRAEILMFAHALLTTETLDESTLKQRLGLKIINQAAIAELRRQLWKRLLENYNFAQQSCEQDASFCYLVENLEDLREQAGKFEVSDNSFYIGWAGPSRDFHERYLDELLRKAALFPQISSEVARFGEHERNGDELNDRMFLLTFDSGPTASGGPTDWLTDYLRKQKMNAIFFVLGNSLQTRVEKNPSTDVQALYQGQCVGIQGWQYRSHSHWVDWQSSITRSASLTQNLLPENYLPLFRPPYGQRRSDSQGFFQSQGLQVALWDIDSQDEPGLLKAQESANRVLTLMLLWRRGVILFHDSQDTAQAALLWLLHATAQSGLGWQDCRQAFR, encoded by the coding sequence GTGCGCATCGCACTCCTGTTATCCGCCTGCCTGTTCAGCCTGGCCACCCAGGCCGCCCCGCTGAACGTAGCCAGCCTGGACCGCACTACCTGGCCCGAACAATTCACCAGTCCCGCACTGTTCGACGTCGCTTCCCGCGCGGAAATCCTGATGTTCGCCCACGCGTTGCTGACCACCGAAACCCTCGACGAGTCCACCCTCAAGCAGCGGCTGGGCCTGAAAATCATCAACCAGGCCGCTATCGCCGAACTGCGCCGGCAACTGTGGAAACGCTTGCTGGAAAACTACAATTTCGCTCAGCAAAGCTGCGAGCAAGACGCCTCATTCTGCTACCTGGTGGAAAACCTCGAGGACCTGCGTGAACAAGCCGGCAAGTTCGAAGTCAGCGACAATTCTTTCTATATAGGCTGGGCCGGCCCCAGCCGTGATTTCCATGAACGCTACCTGGACGAATTACTGCGCAAGGCCGCGCTGTTCCCGCAGATCAGCAGCGAGGTCGCCCGTTTCGGCGAGCACGAGCGCAACGGTGATGAACTCAATGACCGTATGTTCCTCCTGACTTTCGACAGCGGCCCGACCGCGAGCGGTGGCCCTACCGATTGGCTCACCGACTACCTGCGCAAGCAAAAGATGAACGCGATCTTCTTCGTCTTGGGCAACAGCCTGCAGACGCGGGTCGAGAAGAACCCCTCGACGGACGTGCAGGCGTTGTATCAAGGGCAATGCGTCGGTATTCAGGGGTGGCAGTATCGCTCCCACAGCCATTGGGTCGACTGGCAGTCGTCGATTACCCGCAGCGCGTCGCTGACCCAGAACCTGTTGCCCGAAAACTACCTGCCGTTGTTCCGCCCGCCCTACGGCCAGCGGCGTTCTGACAGCCAGGGTTTTTTCCAGTCGCAGGGGTTGCAGGTGGCGTTATGGGATATCGATTCGCAGGATGAGCCGGGGTTGCTCAAGGCGCAGGAGTCGGCCAATCGGGTGCTGACCTTGATGCTGCTGTGGCGGCGCGGGGTGATCCTGTTTCACGACTCGCAGGACACAGCCCAGGCGGCGCTACTCTGGTTGTTGCACGCGACAGCGCAAAGTGGGCTGGGCTGGCAGGATTGCCGGCAAGCGTTTCGCTGA